The following are encoded together in the Kribbella voronezhensis genome:
- a CDS encoding extracellular solute-binding protein, with the protein MTSHLSRRRFLGGATAGAAGLAVPALTGCAPSATSAGSTGGKQVTLQVMYESNEVTPKIISDFETANPDVKISLIKNDNARLLSMLAAGQAPDLFEAVGVWDAPYWAARRKIEPLDSYLQKSSVLKVDDLNPVNDIWRFDGTKQGTGPYYGLCKDYSQDGTIWVNKTVLAKAGIALPSVEKPLSYDELLTIGRAATKKRGAQVETFGLGWFGTPRLLNLLPMVESMGGKLFSDDFTELDFTSDASLRALEWYWAVGKDALAPGPRAKQAQSDDALYAAGRVGAILAGYWFTGRLGEEKVRDTSYMLPAPQLGPTRVSPTYYGVGMVMSAESKNKDAAWRFMEYFLGGKPADERATAGWGLPGLKHLNDKLPQKQPYQQRSYVVQQHEAPYMKVLAFSPFATNGALQTVIDDKFAAALGSGDVRGFARTITSECNKLLAEGKAQVS; encoded by the coding sequence TTGACAAGCCATCTCTCTCGCCGCCGGTTCCTGGGCGGCGCCACAGCCGGAGCGGCCGGGCTGGCCGTGCCGGCCCTGACCGGCTGCGCCCCGTCGGCCACCTCCGCGGGCAGCACCGGCGGCAAGCAGGTCACCCTGCAGGTGATGTACGAATCCAACGAGGTCACGCCGAAGATCATCAGCGACTTCGAGACAGCCAACCCGGACGTCAAGATCAGCCTGATCAAGAACGACAACGCCCGCTTGCTGTCGATGCTCGCCGCGGGCCAGGCCCCCGATCTGTTCGAGGCGGTCGGCGTCTGGGACGCGCCGTACTGGGCTGCGCGGCGCAAGATCGAGCCGCTGGACTCCTACCTGCAGAAGAGCAGCGTCCTCAAGGTCGACGACCTCAATCCGGTCAACGACATCTGGCGCTTCGACGGCACCAAGCAAGGCACCGGCCCGTACTACGGCCTGTGCAAGGACTACTCCCAGGACGGCACGATCTGGGTCAACAAGACCGTCCTCGCCAAGGCCGGGATCGCTCTGCCGTCGGTCGAGAAGCCGCTCAGCTACGACGAACTGCTGACGATCGGGCGCGCGGCCACCAAGAAGCGCGGTGCCCAGGTCGAGACGTTCGGACTCGGTTGGTTCGGCACGCCGCGGCTGCTGAACCTCCTACCGATGGTGGAGAGCATGGGCGGCAAGCTGTTCTCCGACGACTTCACCGAGCTCGACTTCACCAGCGACGCCTCGCTGCGCGCGCTGGAGTGGTACTGGGCCGTCGGCAAGGACGCACTCGCGCCAGGACCTCGCGCCAAGCAGGCCCAGTCCGACGACGCCCTGTACGCCGCGGGCCGCGTCGGCGCCATCCTCGCCGGCTACTGGTTCACCGGCCGGCTCGGCGAGGAGAAGGTGCGCGATACGTCGTACATGCTGCCCGCGCCTCAGCTCGGCCCCACCAGGGTCAGCCCGACCTACTACGGCGTCGGCATGGTGATGTCCGCGGAGTCGAAGAACAAGGACGCTGCCTGGCGGTTCATGGAGTACTTCCTCGGCGGTAAGCCTGCCGACGAACGGGCGACCGCCGGCTGGGGACTGCCCGGGCTGAAACACCTCAACGACAAGCTGCCCCAGAAGCAGCCGTACCAGCAGCGCTCGTACGTCGTCCAGCAGCACGAAGCGCCGTACATGAAGGTCCTTGCCTTCAGCCCCTTCGCGACGAACGGCGCGCTGCAGACTGTCATCGACGACAAGTTCGCCGCTGCGCTCGGTTCCGGTGACGTACGTGGATTCGCCCGGACCATCACGTCCGAATGCAACAAGTTGCTGGCCGAGGGCAAGGCGCAGGTGTCGTGA
- a CDS encoding carbohydrate ABC transporter permease: MTRVRPVPQRRAATSARRRRGRQFWLFTSPWTIGFVLLGIVPLGYGLWMSFTDYSAVSPNWHYVGFDNYVRAISDPGVLKALARTAVVPFVVVPLTVGLGLVLAVLANQNIRGQAIFRIIFYLPVVVPPAAAALAFRMLFERDAGAVNGVLVSLGLSPVDWLSGGNALIVLLCLLVWIVGGNMVLSLAALQDVPTEVLEAARLDGAGASRRLVSVVIPIISPVLYYQVLMGFVAAVQIAVPALLLGGLGSGFPEGLDVIMVHILREFWSFGRIGYASALMWLLFLLLLVVSFVLVRVSRRFVHYTVDPEDQTS, encoded by the coding sequence GTGACCCGAGTCCGGCCGGTACCGCAGCGCCGGGCAGCGACGTCCGCCCGGCGACGGCGAGGCCGCCAGTTCTGGCTGTTCACCTCTCCGTGGACGATCGGGTTCGTGCTGCTCGGCATCGTCCCGCTGGGCTACGGCCTGTGGATGAGCTTCACCGACTACAGCGCCGTGTCACCGAACTGGCACTACGTCGGATTCGACAACTACGTGCGAGCGATCAGTGACCCCGGCGTCCTGAAAGCCTTGGCCCGTACTGCGGTGGTGCCGTTCGTCGTCGTCCCCTTGACCGTCGGACTCGGGCTCGTGCTGGCCGTGCTCGCCAACCAGAACATCCGCGGGCAGGCGATCTTCCGGATCATCTTCTACCTACCCGTCGTCGTTCCGCCGGCAGCAGCCGCCCTCGCGTTCCGGATGCTGTTCGAGCGCGATGCGGGTGCGGTCAACGGTGTTCTCGTCTCGCTCGGGCTCTCGCCGGTCGACTGGCTGAGCGGCGGCAACGCGCTCATTGTCCTGCTGTGTCTGCTGGTGTGGATCGTCGGCGGGAACATGGTGCTCTCACTCGCTGCTCTGCAGGACGTTCCCACCGAGGTTCTCGAAGCGGCGCGCCTCGACGGCGCGGGCGCATCCCGCCGGCTGGTCAGCGTCGTGATTCCGATCATCTCTCCGGTGCTCTACTACCAGGTGCTGATGGGATTCGTCGCCGCGGTGCAGATCGCCGTACCGGCCCTGTTGCTGGGTGGCCTGGGCAGCGGCTTCCCCGAGGGCCTCGACGTGATCATGGTCCACATCCTGCGGGAGTTCTGGTCGTTCGGCCGGATCGGCTACGCCTCGGCCCTGATGTGGTTGCTGTTCCTGCTGCTCCTGGTCGTCTCCTTCGTCCTGGTCCGCGTCAGCCGCCGGTTCGTCCACTACACCGTCGATCCTGAGGACCAGACATCATGA
- a CDS encoding carbohydrate ABC transporter permease, translated as MTLRLTGRVLTYGVLAGFSLLFLLPIGWLFVTALKTGADLASFPVTWWPADPQWGNFTKALDYVPFAGYLRNSVTVSVIFATLATLTSALVGYGLARIKGAGRSALFKFMLGTILINSLVTMLPTFIMFSRAGLVNTYIPWVVWGLAAPTYLAFMFRQFFAALPAELEEAAVIDGCSRVGIFWRIALPLAKPALATAFILSFVGTWGDFIAPLLFLDSDTTTLAVAVVNGYVDPQGGTLNNLMSAGALLYTAPVILLFAVTQKLIMQGVATSGLK; from the coding sequence ATGACCTTGCGACTGACCGGCCGAGTGCTCACGTACGGCGTACTGGCCGGGTTCTCCTTGCTGTTCCTGCTCCCGATCGGGTGGCTGTTCGTCACGGCACTGAAGACCGGCGCCGACCTCGCGTCGTTCCCGGTCACCTGGTGGCCGGCGGATCCGCAATGGGGCAACTTCACCAAGGCGCTCGACTACGTGCCGTTCGCCGGATACCTGCGCAACTCGGTGACCGTTTCGGTCATCTTCGCGACGCTCGCGACACTGACGTCGGCTCTCGTCGGCTACGGGCTGGCCAGGATCAAGGGCGCCGGCCGGTCGGCCCTGTTCAAGTTCATGCTCGGCACCATCCTCATCAACAGCCTGGTGACGATGCTGCCGACGTTCATCATGTTCTCCCGCGCGGGTCTGGTGAACACCTACATCCCCTGGGTGGTCTGGGGCCTGGCCGCACCCACCTACCTGGCGTTCATGTTCCGCCAGTTCTTCGCCGCACTACCGGCCGAACTCGAGGAAGCAGCCGTCATCGACGGTTGCTCGCGGGTGGGCATCTTCTGGCGGATCGCCTTGCCGCTGGCCAAACCGGCCCTGGCCACCGCCTTCATCCTGTCCTTCGTCGGCACCTGGGGCGACTTCATCGCACCGCTGTTGTTCCTCGACAGCGACACCACCACCCTCGCGGTCGCCGTGGTCAACGGGTACGTCGATCCCCAGGGCGGCACCCTCAACAACCTCATGTCGGCGGGCGCCCTGCTGTACACCGCGCCGGTCATCCTCCTGTTCGCCGTCACTCAGAAACTGATCATGCAGGGCGTCGCCACCAGCGGACTCAAGTAG
- a CDS encoding Gfo/Idh/MocA family protein, with protein MTNTKPVTLALVGAGLRGTHYARLAVATGNVRIAAVAEPDPVRRERAAAEFGVPADSSYDGWESLAGVPKVADAVIIATQDNEHTKPAIRFAELGYHLLLEKPMAPTEDEARQIVTAAERAGVMLAVCHVLRYTEQTRIIKQLIEGGAVGQVMNVQHLEPIGWWHFAHSYVRGNWRRAADSSSMLLAKACHDLDWLAYVLGRPAIKVSSFGGLTHFRPENKPADAAGNCLDCPVENTCPYSAPRLYLGCLGDTAREHWPLGAVTSTPTRSAVLDALRNGPYGRCAYDCDNDVADQQVVTIEYEGGTTATVTVVAFSVLGHRKTRIFGTHGSIESDGDTIVTHDFVTDARQVLPVNPTGASAADGHGGGDERLIEAFVAALVHNDPALILTDARSSLASHQLAWAAETSRHHNQVTSLRQ; from the coding sequence ATGACGAACACGAAACCCGTCACGCTCGCCCTGGTCGGCGCCGGGCTGCGGGGCACCCACTACGCGCGCCTGGCCGTTGCCACCGGCAACGTCCGGATCGCCGCCGTCGCCGAACCCGATCCGGTACGCCGAGAGCGCGCGGCCGCCGAGTTCGGCGTACCGGCGGATTCGAGCTACGACGGCTGGGAGTCGCTGGCCGGCGTACCGAAGGTCGCCGATGCCGTGATCATCGCCACCCAGGACAACGAGCACACCAAACCAGCCATCCGCTTCGCCGAACTCGGGTATCACCTGCTGCTGGAGAAGCCGATGGCGCCCACCGAGGACGAAGCACGCCAGATCGTCACCGCGGCCGAACGAGCCGGTGTCATGCTCGCCGTCTGCCACGTACTTCGGTACACCGAACAGACCCGGATCATCAAGCAGCTCATCGAAGGCGGCGCCGTCGGTCAGGTCATGAACGTGCAGCACCTCGAACCCATCGGCTGGTGGCACTTCGCCCACTCCTACGTCCGCGGGAACTGGCGCCGGGCAGCGGATTCGTCCTCGATGCTGCTCGCCAAGGCGTGCCACGATCTCGACTGGCTCGCCTATGTCCTCGGCCGGCCGGCGATCAAGGTCTCCTCCTTCGGTGGACTCACCCACTTCCGCCCGGAGAACAAACCGGCCGATGCCGCCGGCAACTGTCTGGACTGCCCGGTCGAGAACACCTGCCCGTACTCCGCGCCGCGGCTGTATCTGGGCTGCCTCGGCGATACCGCCCGGGAGCACTGGCCGCTAGGCGCTGTGACCAGCACTCCGACCCGGTCCGCCGTCCTCGATGCGTTGCGCAACGGACCCTATGGACGCTGCGCCTACGACTGCGACAACGACGTCGCCGATCAGCAGGTCGTCACCATCGAGTACGAAGGCGGGACCACCGCAACGGTGACCGTCGTCGCCTTCAGCGTCCTCGGTCACCGCAAGACCCGCATCTTCGGCACCCACGGCTCGATCGAGAGCGACGGCGACACCATCGTCACCCACGATTTCGTCACCGACGCCCGGCAGGTGCTACCGGTCAACCCCACCGGAGCCTCCGCCGCGGACGGCCACGGCGGCGGCGACGAGCGCCTCATCGAGGCCTTCGTCGCAGCCCTCGTGCACAACGATCCCGCCCTGATCCTCACCGACGCCCGCAGCTCGCTGGCCAGCCACCAACTCGCCTGGGCAGCCGAAACCTCCCGCCACCACAACCAAGTCACCAGCCTCAGGCAGTAG
- a CDS encoding metal-sensitive transcriptional regulator — MDLEPTELKPIITRMKRAHGHLGSVIRMMEEGADCESVLTQLAAVNKALSRAGYAIVATGLQQCLTDEDSDVDLAKLEKLFLALA; from the coding sequence ATGGACCTCGAACCCACTGAACTGAAGCCGATCATCACCCGCATGAAGCGCGCTCACGGACACCTGGGCAGTGTGATCCGCATGATGGAGGAGGGCGCCGACTGCGAGTCCGTCCTCACCCAGCTCGCCGCCGTGAACAAGGCGCTCTCCCGCGCCGGCTACGCCATCGTCGCCACCGGCCTGCAGCAATGCCTCACCGATGAGGACAGCGACGTCGACCTGGCCAAGCTGGAGAAGCTCTTCCTCGCCCTGGCCTGA
- a CDS encoding DUF302 domain-containing protein, with protein sequence MTAYTLSTTLHRPYEETVEAVRAQLGEVGFGVLTEIDLRATLKQKLGVDVVPQVILGACRPQLAHEALQADPSIAALLPCNVVVRAVDDRTTVVEAFDPAALVSLAGDVGEPVAKVAADARERLAAALAALGEKEGH encoded by the coding sequence ATGACCGCGTACACACTCTCGACCACCCTGCACCGACCGTACGAAGAGACGGTCGAGGCCGTCCGAGCTCAGCTCGGCGAGGTCGGATTCGGTGTGCTCACCGAGATCGACCTACGGGCAACGCTGAAGCAGAAGCTCGGCGTCGACGTCGTCCCGCAGGTGATCCTCGGCGCGTGCCGGCCCCAGTTGGCCCACGAGGCCTTGCAGGCCGACCCTTCGATCGCAGCTCTGCTGCCCTGCAACGTCGTCGTGCGAGCCGTCGACGACCGGACCACCGTCGTCGAGGCCTTCGACCCGGCCGCGCTGGTCTCCCTCGCCGGCGACGTCGGCGAGCCGGTCGCCAAGGTCGCGGCAGACGCGCGCGAACGCCTGGCCGCGGCCCTGGCCGCTTTGGGTGAGAAGGAAGGACACTGA
- a CDS encoding rhodanese-like domain-containing protein yields MPEITIDQLATALTTGAAVVDVREPREYADGHVPGAVNIPMGRLTGRLGELDRSAPVYVVCATGNRSSAMTDLLIGAGFDAYNVTGGTVAWTRSGRPTQK; encoded by the coding sequence ATGCCGGAGATCACCATCGACCAACTCGCCACCGCCCTGACCACCGGCGCCGCAGTGGTGGACGTCCGCGAGCCCCGCGAGTACGCCGACGGCCACGTCCCCGGCGCGGTCAACATCCCGATGGGCCGCCTGACCGGCCGGCTCGGCGAGCTCGACCGATCGGCGCCGGTGTACGTCGTCTGCGCGACCGGCAACCGGTCGTCGGCGATGACGGACCTGCTGATCGGAGCCGGTTTCGACGCCTACAACGTCACCGGCGGCACCGTCGCCTGGACGCGGTCCGGGCGACCGACCCAGAAGTGA
- a CDS encoding MBL fold metallo-hydrolase: MSDHSTPTPVTEASRPRSAGPTIRIVDTPSLGDRSYLVHDGEVAFVVDPQRDIDRLLEILRAEDVRLTHVFETHIHNDYVTGGLALARATGAQYLINADDKVSFDRTPIEDGELIEIGDRMRVRAIHTPGHTFTHLSYALTDVDEPIAVFTGGSLLYGATGRPDLLGPDHTDALVRHQHASAHKLAEVLPDETEVYPTHGFGSFCSAGQSEATESTIGQEKRANPVLTQDEEDYVRDLLAGLAAWPAYYVHMAPANSSGPAAPDLSLPEQADATELRRRIEAGEWVVDLRIRTAFAAGHAPGTLNFGLDGAFATYLGWLIAWGTPVTLLGETAAEVAQAQRELVRIGIDRPAAHATGGPQNWSTDAPASFPTATFADLEQVRHHREVVVLDVRRADEYGSARIEGAVNLPIHELPRRLAEVPAGEVWVHCAAGYRASIAASFLDAAGRRPVAIDDQFENAAKVGLHLVGPQA, from the coding sequence ATGAGTGACCACAGCACCCCCACCCCAGTGACTGAAGCGTCGCGCCCGCGGTCGGCCGGCCCGACCATCCGGATCGTCGACACCCCCTCGCTGGGCGACCGCAGTTATCTCGTGCACGACGGCGAGGTGGCGTTCGTCGTCGATCCGCAGCGCGACATCGACCGCCTGCTGGAGATTCTCCGGGCCGAGGATGTCCGGCTGACCCACGTCTTCGAGACGCACATCCACAACGACTATGTCACCGGTGGTCTCGCGCTGGCCCGAGCCACCGGAGCGCAGTACCTGATCAATGCCGACGACAAGGTCTCCTTCGACCGGACGCCGATCGAGGACGGCGAACTCATCGAGATCGGCGACCGGATGCGGGTGCGCGCGATCCACACCCCGGGCCACACCTTCACCCACTTGTCCTACGCCCTGACCGACGTCGACGAGCCGATCGCCGTCTTCACCGGCGGGTCACTGCTGTACGGCGCGACCGGACGGCCCGATCTGCTCGGCCCGGACCACACCGATGCCCTGGTGCGCCACCAGCACGCCTCCGCGCACAAACTCGCCGAAGTACTGCCCGACGAGACCGAGGTCTACCCCACTCACGGGTTCGGTTCCTTCTGCTCCGCCGGCCAGTCCGAGGCAACCGAATCGACCATCGGGCAGGAGAAGCGGGCGAATCCGGTTCTCACGCAGGACGAAGAGGACTATGTCCGTGATCTGCTCGCGGGGCTGGCCGCCTGGCCGGCGTACTACGTGCACATGGCACCCGCCAACTCGTCCGGACCGGCCGCTCCGGACCTGTCCCTGCCCGAGCAGGCGGACGCGACCGAACTGCGGCGCCGCATCGAGGCCGGCGAATGGGTCGTCGATCTGCGGATCCGCACCGCCTTCGCGGCCGGTCACGCCCCCGGCACCCTGAACTTCGGTCTCGACGGCGCGTTCGCCACCTACCTGGGCTGGCTGATCGCGTGGGGCACGCCGGTGACCTTGCTGGGAGAGACCGCGGCCGAGGTCGCCCAGGCCCAGCGCGAGCTGGTCCGGATCGGAATCGACCGGCCCGCTGCCCACGCCACCGGAGGGCCACAGAACTGGAGCACCGACGCACCGGCGTCCTTCCCGACCGCGACCTTCGCCGATCTCGAGCAGGTCCGCCATCACCGCGAGGTCGTCGTCCTGGACGTCCGCCGTGCGGACGAGTACGGGTCCGCCCGGATCGAGGGCGCGGTCAACCTCCCGATCCACGAACTTCCCCGGCGACTCGCAGAGGTCCCGGCCGGAGAGGTGTGGGTGCACTGCGCAGCCGGCTACCGCGCCTCGATCGCAGCGTCGTTCCTCGATGCCGCGGGACGCCGGCCCGTCGCGATCGACGACCAGTTCGAGAACGCCGCGAAGGTCGGTCTCCACCTCGTCGGCCCGCAGGCGTGA
- a CDS encoding sulfite exporter TauE/SafE family protein, protein MTIVLAAVAGALIGLSLGALGGGGSILAVPVLSYLLGQSAVQATTGSLVVVGVTSVVGAITAHRASSVLLGRGVAFGVVAIGGALLGGHLSTQVPPAVLMASFAALMLVIGGVMTWRQLHHSRHPRIATRPALDDPIITFAPTFACACPRALKVLLTATVVGLLTGFLGVGGGFLVVPALVLSLGLPIRYAAGTSLVVITITSAAALVARTGSGASPDWAVVILLTAVSAGAAVLGARFAGKVGNDRLSAAFTVLVVVVALYTAARAIPALL, encoded by the coding sequence GTGACGATCGTCCTGGCTGCCGTCGCCGGAGCGCTCATCGGGCTCAGCCTGGGTGCCCTGGGCGGTGGCGGCTCCATCCTGGCAGTGCCGGTGCTCAGCTATCTGCTCGGCCAATCCGCCGTACAGGCGACCACCGGCTCGCTGGTTGTGGTCGGCGTGACCTCGGTGGTCGGCGCGATCACCGCCCACCGTGCAAGCAGTGTCCTGCTCGGCCGTGGCGTCGCCTTCGGAGTCGTCGCGATCGGCGGCGCCTTGCTCGGCGGGCACCTCTCGACACAAGTCCCACCGGCGGTGCTGATGGCCTCCTTCGCCGCGCTCATGCTCGTCATCGGCGGCGTGATGACGTGGCGTCAACTGCACCACTCCCGTCATCCCCGGATCGCGACCCGGCCGGCGCTCGACGACCCGATCATCACCTTCGCCCCCACCTTCGCCTGCGCCTGCCCGCGGGCGCTCAAGGTACTCCTCACCGCCACCGTGGTCGGCCTACTGACCGGCTTCCTCGGCGTCGGCGGCGGTTTCCTGGTCGTACCTGCCCTGGTCCTGTCTCTCGGTCTCCCGATCCGGTACGCGGCCGGGACCTCCTTGGTCGTCATCACCATCACCAGCGCCGCGGCCCTGGTCGCTCGCACCGGATCCGGCGCGAGCCCGGACTGGGCCGTCGTGATCCTCCTCACCGCCGTCTCAGCCGGCGCGGCGGTCCTCGGCGCCCGCTTCGCCGGCAAGGTCGGCAACGACCGCTTGTCGGCCGCCTTCACCGTGCTCGTTGTCGTCGTCGCGCTGTACACCGCGGCACGAGCGATCCCCGCCCTCCTCTGA
- a CDS encoding HesA/MoeB/ThiF family protein — translation MRRPRIKGIHKPVRLTPTLIRIGGAQVGIGAEIDDEDGMIWRLLALMDGSRERPAITAALMADFPDLTDAEAADALQAIIDAGYVEDAAAEPPSNLSPAEVDRYDRAIRYYAWVDLTPRSSPYEVQSRLKSSRVVVLGLGGTGSAVASSLVAAGVGQVHCVDFDTVEAGNLTRQLLYTEDDIDQPKVAVAVDRLSRINSHTEVTGTELRIDSTDSVAALMQDADLLMLCADQPMFVIREWTNEAALRTGTPWMIAQYAGPMAVVGLYVPGETCCPACLPSVEDRLKDKHGTDPEDLFPFEGHAVIAPTANLTGHLAALDAVYHLGGIPTSTRGGMFHLSLTDLTYHYVVRPTAGKKCDTCGWVG, via the coding sequence ATGCGACGGCCACGGATCAAGGGCATTCACAAGCCGGTGCGGCTCACGCCCACGCTGATCAGGATCGGCGGCGCACAGGTCGGGATCGGTGCGGAGATCGACGACGAGGACGGCATGATCTGGCGGCTCCTCGCGCTGATGGACGGCAGCCGTGAACGCCCGGCGATCACAGCGGCCCTCATGGCCGACTTTCCCGACCTGACCGATGCCGAAGCCGCGGACGCCCTGCAGGCGATCATCGACGCCGGGTACGTCGAGGACGCCGCCGCCGAGCCGCCGTCCAATCTCAGCCCGGCCGAAGTCGACCGCTACGACAGAGCCATCCGGTACTACGCGTGGGTGGACCTGACCCCCCGCAGCTCTCCCTACGAGGTCCAATCCCGGCTCAAGTCGTCCCGAGTCGTCGTCCTCGGCCTCGGTGGCACCGGATCAGCCGTCGCCTCTTCACTCGTGGCCGCAGGCGTCGGCCAGGTGCACTGCGTCGACTTCGACACCGTGGAAGCCGGGAACCTGACCCGCCAGCTCCTCTACACCGAGGACGACATCGACCAGCCGAAGGTCGCGGTCGCGGTCGATCGGCTCAGCCGGATCAACTCCCATACCGAGGTGACCGGCACCGAGCTCCGGATCGACTCCACCGACTCGGTCGCCGCCTTGATGCAGGACGCCGACCTGCTCATGCTGTGTGCCGACCAGCCGATGTTCGTCATCCGCGAGTGGACCAACGAGGCAGCCCTGCGCACCGGTACGCCGTGGATGATCGCCCAGTACGCCGGTCCGATGGCGGTCGTCGGCCTCTACGTTCCGGGGGAAACCTGTTGCCCTGCTTGCCTTCCGAGTGTGGAGGACCGCCTGAAGGACAAGCACGGCACCGACCCGGAAGACCTGTTCCCGTTCGAGGGGCATGCCGTGATCGCACCGACTGCCAACCTCACCGGACACCTCGCCGCGCTGGACGCCGTCTACCACCTCGGCGGTATCCCGACCAGCACGCGCGGCGGCATGTTCCACCTCAGCCTCACCGACCTGACCTACCACTACGTCGTCCGCCCGACCGCCGGCAAGAAGTGCGACACCTGCGGCTGGGTCGGATGA
- a CDS encoding DUF3105 domain-containing protein, which produces MSQPLVNRLRPHRMGLAVGILVTVLSVLTMSSLAFGVLLNQFDDKTALPCDQVPGTPEPFEGNNHIAYQGASHAPYKTKPPTSGPHSPRVVIPGIYREPIPEELQVHILEHGHVLIQYAADVAPGEVEKIERIGRQYPRDAVVAPYPTLDHGIAATGWQRLQRFDTYDEAGLLDFVTKVANRYNHGWRNKATDCVSP; this is translated from the coding sequence ATGAGTCAACCGCTGGTGAACCGGCTGCGGCCCCACCGGATGGGTCTGGCGGTCGGCATTCTGGTCACCGTGCTCAGCGTCCTGACGATGTCGAGCCTGGCGTTCGGCGTACTGCTGAACCAGTTCGACGACAAGACCGCGCTGCCGTGCGATCAGGTGCCCGGTACGCCGGAACCGTTCGAGGGCAACAATCACATCGCGTACCAGGGCGCGTCGCACGCGCCGTACAAGACGAAGCCGCCCACCTCCGGGCCGCACTCGCCACGTGTGGTCATCCCTGGGATCTACCGCGAGCCGATCCCCGAGGAACTGCAGGTGCACATCCTCGAACACGGTCACGTGCTGATCCAGTACGCCGCCGACGTGGCGCCCGGCGAGGTCGAGAAGATCGAGCGGATCGGCCGTCAGTACCCGCGAGACGCCGTCGTCGCGCCGTACCCGACACTCGACCACGGCATCGCCGCCACCGGCTGGCAGCGACTCCAGCGGTTCGACACGTACGACGAGGCGGGCCTGCTCGACTTCGTCACCAAGGTTGCCAACCGCTACAACCACGGCTGGCGCAACAAGGCGACCGACTGTGTGAGCCCTTAG
- a CDS encoding gamma carbonic anhydrase family protein has product MPLYSFEGVSPTVHPEAWIAPTATLVGDVVVEKGASIWYGVVIRADLGRIVIREGANIQDNSVIHVGDGVCEVGKNATVGHQCLVHDCTVGEQALIGNGAIVLDGAVIGERTLIAAGATVTPGSVIPPESVALGSPAKKVIPLEGTAKLFVDHNATVYHHLAQRHAASVELVDP; this is encoded by the coding sequence ATGCCGCTGTATTCGTTCGAGGGCGTCAGCCCCACCGTGCACCCGGAAGCCTGGATCGCGCCGACCGCCACCCTGGTCGGTGACGTGGTCGTCGAGAAGGGCGCCTCCATCTGGTACGGCGTGGTGATCCGCGCCGACCTCGGCCGGATCGTCATCCGCGAAGGCGCGAACATCCAGGACAACTCGGTGATCCACGTCGGCGACGGCGTCTGCGAGGTCGGCAAGAACGCCACCGTCGGTCACCAGTGCCTGGTACACGACTGCACAGTTGGCGAGCAGGCGCTGATCGGCAACGGCGCGATCGTCCTCGACGGCGCGGTGATCGGCGAGCGAACCCTGATCGCGGCAGGCGCAACGGTCACGCCCGGGTCGGTGATTCCACCGGAATCGGTCGCCCTGGGGAGCCCGGCCAAGAAGGTCATTCCGCTCGAAGGAACGGCCAAGCTCTTCGTCGACCACAACGCCACCGTCTACCACCACCTGGCCCAACGCCACGCCGCCTCGGTGGAACTGGTCGACCCCTAA